The Corynebacterium occultum sequence GCTCACCCTCTTCCTGGCCGGGGTAGGGACCTCAGCCGGGGCGGGTTTCCGCCAGGCACTGACCGACCCCTTCTCCCTGGTCTACCTGGGTGGTGGACTGCTGATCACCCTCACTTCGGCACTGGTCTGTGGGCTGGTGGGGCGCAGCCTGTTCAAGCTTCGCTGGGATGAGGCGATGGGTGTGGCGGCGGGCACCACCACCAACCCGGCGGTGCTGACCTACCTCAATGGGCAGACCGGCACGGAGCTGGCGAGCCGGGGTTATGCCACCGCCTATCCGGCGGCGATGATCGGCAAGATCCTGGTCGCCCAGATGCTTTATCTCCTGCTGGTATGAAGATTCGCAGTAAACTGGCAGGGACCGGGGGCGCGGGAACCCAGGGGAGGCGGCTACGCTGAACAGGTCAGTAAACCGCAGTGGGAAGGTGGGGAACGCGAGTGCGTCTCTCAAAGATCAGTCAGGGCATCATCGCCGCAGTCATCGTCATCTGGATCATCTGCCTTGCGGCACTGGTGATCAACGCCGCCGGCAAGAATGATGTCGACTTCCCGGCCAAGGGCGCACTGGAGCGTAATGTCACCGCCCTCGATGAGCAGGGTCTGCAGCTCTCTGCACTGTCCATGGCGGACATCTACGGCGAGGAGTACGTCGCCGGTAGTTTCATCTGCCCCGGTGCCACCACCGAATCCATCAACCAGTCCCTGGAGGTTGATGCCGGTGAACTGAACCTGGGTGCGGAGGGCGTGCCGGCGGGCAGCAGCTACCTGCTGCTGCGCACCGCAGATGGTGCCGCCCACTTTGATGAGGTCGACATCGACACCGTTGATTTCTGCTCGCAGCCGTTGGAGGGTTATTTCAACACCTATGATCTGATGCCCCTGGGCAAGTACGCCGAGGGTGGCTGGGCACTGCTGTTCTAGTCGGAGGCTGCCCCCTGGGCAGCCTTTTCCTTTCCCCTCAGGTGCAACGACTAGCCTGGGAGATGTGCTTGTACTAGCTATCGACACCTCAACCCCGGATCTCGTCGTCGGCGTGGTCGACCCCGCCGCCGGGACGCTCCATGAGCAGATCATCCCCGACACCCGCCGCCACAATGAACTGCTCACCCCCACGGTGCAGCAGGTTCTGGCCGGCGCAGGCAAGACCTTCGCGGACCTGGATGCGGTGGTCGTCGGCTGTGGCCCAGGGCCCTTCACCGGACTGCGGGTCGGCATGGCCTCCGCGGCCGCCTTCGGTGATGCCCTCGGCATCCCGGTACACGGGGTCTGCTCCCTGGATGCCATTGCGCAGCGGGTTCCTGCCGACACCGTCCTGGTGGCCACCGATGCCCGCCGCCGGGAGGTCTACTGGGCCACCTATCACAACCTCACGCGTACCGAGGGCCCGAATGTCCAGGCCCCGGGCACCCTCACCCCAAGCCATCCCGTTGCGGTGGTCGTGGTTCCGGAGCATCTGGCCGAGCAGCTGAGCGAGTTGCAGCATGTGGAGAAGCGGCACCTCGGCCCGAATGCCGCTTCCCTGGTGGAGGTCGCCGACCTGAGTGCTCAACCTCAACCCCTGGAGCCGCTCTACCTGCGGCGCCCCGATGCCAAGGAGCCGGCCCCCAAACCGAAGTCCCCGGCAATCCCGGATGTGGAGCTCTAGATGGAGATGCGGGAACTGCGCCCCGGTGACGCCGCCAGATGCGCCGAATTGGAAAAGATCCTCTTCCCCGATGAGAACCCCTGGTCGGAGAATGTGTTCATGGTGGAATTCGCCCACCCACACACCTTCTATCTGGGCGCCTTCGAGCAGGACGGGGATGCGGAGGGCCAGTTGCTCGGCTATGCCGGAATGGCGATGCTCGGCCCCCGGGATGACCCCGAATTTGAGATTCACACCATCGGCGTGGACCCCGGACACCAGCGCCGTGGCATCGCCAGGCTGCTGATGGACAACCTGATGCTGGTGGCGGATAACTTCGACGCCCAGGTCTTCCTGGAGGTGCGCACCGACAATGAGCCGGCGATCGCCATGTACGAACGCTATGGCTTCACAAACCAGGGGATCCGCCGCAACTACTATCAGCCGTCCGGAGCGGACGCCTACACCATGAGCCGACCCAGCAGGAGCGAGAGATGAGTCAGGAACGCGACATTATTGTGCTGGGGGTTGAGACCTCCTGCGATGAAACCGGGGTGGGCATCATCCGCTTGCGCCAGGGTGAAAACGGTGCGGAGATGGAGGTGCTGGCGGACTCCCTGGCCTCCTCCATGACCCAGCACGCCCGCTTCGGGGGCGTCGTCCCCGAGATCGCCAGCCGCGCCCACCTGGAGTCCATGGGCCCGGTGATGCGTGCCGCGCTGGCTGAGGCGGGCATCGAGAAGCCCGATGCGGTGGCGGCCACCATCGGCCCCGGGCTTGCCGGCGCCCTGCTGGTCGGTGCCGCCGCGGCCAAGGCCTACGCAGCCGCCTGGGGGGTGCCCTTCTACGCCGTCAATCACCTCGGGGGGCACGTCGCCGTGGCCAACCTCGAAGGTGAGACCCTGCCGCATTCCGTGGCACTGCTGGTCTCCGGGGGACACACCCAGCTGCTTGAGGTCGATGCCGTGGGCAAACCGATGCGCGAACTCGGAGCCACGCTTGACGACGCCGCGGGCGAAGCCTACGACAAGGTCTCCCGCCTGCTGGGCCTCGGCTACCCCGGCGGCCCGGTCATTGACCGCCTGGCTGTCAGGGGAGATGCCACCGCAATCAAATTCCCCCGCGGCCTGATGAAACGGGTGGATGAGGAACGCGGCCACCGCCACAACTTCTCTTTCTCCGGACTCAAGACCTCCGTGGCCCGCTATGTGGAGGCCGCCGAGCGGGAAAGCCGAGTCATCTCCGTGGAGGATGTCTGCGCCAGCTTCCAGGAAGCGGTCTGCGATGTACTCAGCTTCAAGGCGGTGCGCGCCTGCGAGGACACCGGGGCGAAGGTGCTGCTGCTCGGCGGGGGTGTGGCCGCGAACTCCCGGCTCCGCGAACTGACCCGGCAGCGTTGCGAGGCCGCGGGCATCGAGCTGCGGGTCCCCCGCTTCAACCTCTGTACCGATAATGGCGTGATGATCGCAGCCCTGGCTGCCCAACGTATCGCCGAAGGAGCCGGTGCCTCCGACCTCGGGGTGGCCACCGATCCCTCCCTGCCGGCTGAGGTGCCGCAGCTCTAGGTTCTCCAGCACCCGGTGAATTCTCTCAGCGGTATCGTGGCCATGTGATCTTGGATAACTTTCTTTCATGTTCCCTAAGACAAGAACGTTAGTGATGCAGCCATGCATGGATTGAGCGGATCCCTTCCCCAGGGGTGTACCCATGCGGTCTCCACTTTCGGGGGCACCATTCTCATCCAGCGAAGGTGGGGAAGCTGACGTACGGTAAATCTGTCCCAGGCAGATTTCTGATCCATGGAAGTGATCTCATATGACTACTGGATTCCTCGTCAGCCCCGATCTGACCTCCCGCATCATCGAATTCGAGCTTGACCAGGCTGCGCAGTTCCTCGGTGGGGTCATCGATGACCGTGTTTCAGTGGCGTTCTCGGAAAACAACAAGACCTACGTCGCCCTCTTCAACGCCGAAGCCAAGGTGAATGCCGCGGAACCGAACCCGGTGGCTTCACTGGGGCGTAATGAGGCTGACACCGGAAACTCCGCCTTCATCTCCGATCCGACCCGCGCCATCTCCGGTCCGGTCATCTTCGTCGGCTCGGAGGGGGAGGACATCGCCCTCGATGAGGTCAACGAGATCAAGGATGGCATTCGGGCGGCCCGCAACTACATCAAGGACAATGAGGAGGACTACCGCTATTGGCGGGCGGCCGTCCTTAACCTGGGTGCCCGCCAGTTCTAAATCCGCTGAGCTCCAGCACCTGTTCCCCTGAGAATCGGGGGCCCTTATTTAGGTGGGGGCCAACACTGATGCTCCCAGGTTAGAGTGTCTCTGAGATAGATCATGAAAGTTTCCCATCTCTGAAAACCTTTTTCCTGAGAGGAACCACCCATGCATACTCCACCCCTGGC is a genomic window containing:
- the rimI gene encoding ribosomal protein S18-alanine N-acetyltransferase, with amino-acid sequence MEMRELRPGDAARCAELEKILFPDENPWSENVFMVEFAHPHTFYLGAFEQDGDAEGQLLGYAGMAMLGPRDDPEFEIHTIGVDPGHQRRGIARLLMDNLMLVADNFDAQVFLEVRTDNEPAIAMYERYGFTNQGIRRNYYQPSGADAYTMSRPSRSER
- the tsaB gene encoding tRNA (adenosine(37)-N6)-threonylcarbamoyltransferase complex dimerization subunit type 1 TsaB, with product MLVLAIDTSTPDLVVGVVDPAAGTLHEQIIPDTRRHNELLTPTVQQVLAGAGKTFADLDAVVVGCGPGPFTGLRVGMASAAAFGDALGIPVHGVCSLDAIAQRVPADTVLVATDARRREVYWATYHNLTRTEGPNVQAPGTLTPSHPVAVVVVPEHLAEQLSELQHVEKRHLGPNAASLVEVADLSAQPQPLEPLYLRRPDAKEPAPKPKSPAIPDVEL
- the tsaD gene encoding tRNA (adenosine(37)-N6)-threonylcarbamoyltransferase complex transferase subunit TsaD is translated as MIVLGVETSCDETGVGIIRLRQGENGAEMEVLADSLASSMTQHARFGGVVPEIASRAHLESMGPVMRAALAEAGIEKPDAVAATIGPGLAGALLVGAAAAKAYAAAWGVPFYAVNHLGGHVAVANLEGETLPHSVALLVSGGHTQLLEVDAVGKPMRELGATLDDAAGEAYDKVSRLLGLGYPGGPVIDRLAVRGDATAIKFPRGLMKRVDEERGHRHNFSFSGLKTSVARYVEAAERESRVISVEDVCASFQEAVCDVLSFKAVRACEDTGAKVLLLGGGVAANSRLRELTRQRCEAAGIELRVPRFNLCTDNGVMIAALAAQRIAEGAGASDLGVATDPSLPAEVPQL